The segment AAGCACTTTGACCCTTGATGTATGATTCACAGAATCACTGACTGAACTCATATCGACAAAACTCAGAGGAAACTTTCCTAcggaggacaaaaaaaaagaagacatgaGTAGgaatgtagaaataaataagtGTGGGAGtttgtaaataaagaaatgaagacatgaaaatatgattaaataCACAAACTAATGTAGatgtgttacagtatgtttacttatttatctatttatttattgatccATGAATTTCactatatatgtatttgtacttCAAACTCTGTAACTTCTCCCTTTACGATGGATTTACTATTAAATCCTGCTCAGATTTAACTGAGTCACATAAgaaatattgtactttaaaTACAAAAGCAGTTAAGGTTACATGATGATATAATATTTGATTACCACAGTGACATATACCTTTGTTTTTATATGCtcactttatgttttaaaatctaGAACGTTTCTTTGAGCATGTGACATTTTGATTGTAAGCCTCAGTGGAAActggatttctgtgtgtgaaggTAAGAAAACCGGTTATGAGCGGATGGGGGCGAGGTTTAATTGGGACGACAGGTTTCTCATCCAAGGTGTTCGTGGTGGTGTTCACGTGTTAAGGACAAATGAATAAAGAGACACATTCAAATCCTGTCACACCTTCAACCACTGACTCTCTTCTCATCTCTCCTTATCTAtttcagagctgctgctccCTCAGCTGCCTCCCAAACATGACCCACATAGAAACGCTTCGTTCAATCAGATGGACAATTAACTGTGGCCACTGTCGCAGAGCCGGTCATTTCCCAGGAATGTTTGCAGGGTTTCTCTCGTCATCATCATTACTGACGGCCGCATTCCTTTGAGCGGCTTCAGGTCCAGGGTCCTGGTTTTGTGCTTGTGGGGTCACTGTCTCACTGGGACACTTCTCCAAAATGAATTCTAGACAAAGTCACTGTGGGAATTTAatcaagtgaaataaaatgatattCTTTCCTTTCAGGTCAGATATGTCGGATTGTTCCTGTTGAACTTTGATGAGAGTGATATTAacaggttttctctgtgtctgtgtacaaACATGAAGTGTACTTCCAAGTAATCCCTGCGTAGTGTGTCGGGGGCCACAGGAGGTTACTTACTGCCAGTCTGGACGTTTAGGGTTTAACCAGCAGGGCCACATGCTTTCTCAGCAATAAGGAATACATcaacatcacagagggaggTCCAGTTAAGGGGGTGTAAAGAGGATTTTTTGGGTGGATTGTGGGGCACAATGGTCTTTGTATGTCTGGAAACTTTGGTCCAAAACTAGAAGTTAATTAATGTCGATTAAAAACTCCATTCTAACTATTAATGAACAGGGCTGTTACTCCAAGCACCAACGTTGTCAACACATACAGCAACACAGTGCTGTGCAATTGGCctccaaacaacaacaagcagatgAGGATGAGGTTAATCCACGAGTGATCCCTTGCCCTCAGCGTACATCCTGTCTCgacagaagaaaacactttTTGTCAATGAAATGGGATTTGTGAAAGTGCCATCTGGACACAAGAGCAGGAGCGGTGTCTCGGCACAGCGTCTGATCCACCGAGCCAGTCGGTCACCGTGAGGTCAGGATCTGGGATCAGACAGACCTAAATACATTGGATCAAACACCCTGATTGATtagaacacaacaacaaaaacaaaaacaaaatgagtttaATCCTGGTGTGTGAAACATCAAGCTACATTGATTCAAACAGATGAATATCACATTATGATTGTTTTTACTAAAGCTTCTGATCCAGCATCCCTCAGTTTGACTGGTTGAATTGAACTGAGCTCTGAGGATGTGTAGCCTAGAAAACGCTGCTAAAAAtaccacagcacagacacactgagctcCTACCTCCAGGTTCCAATCTGACCttgaaattaattgaattacCCTGAATTATTATCTTGGTGGAGCTTAAAGGCTTCATTATAGAGTTTGGAAGCAAAAAACTACATGACAGAGCCTTTCTAGAGCTCGTAGAACTTGTAGTCTTGTGTAAAAAGTCAGAATcattttttacactttaaaatccATATTATGCCTGGTTAGATTGTTAATTATTAACTTACTTAATTATGTTCTGTAATCATTTTAGCGGTACTGTAAGGGCACAGACATTTGCTGCCATTGCCAACAATTTCtctaaaaaactgtaaaattaaaattaagtaaaataaaaaatggtttAAGTTAATATAGCTGCATAATGTACAATAAGTAAGTAATAGTGCACATACTAATATCAAATAATACAGACAGGATTAATATTTGTTCCTGGatgtgaaaattattattaattattaagataatatttataattttaagtATTTTGTCTCCGATCATTGAAAATGCTCCACACGTGGCTCTTCACAAGCCCGgctagctcagtcggtagagcatgaGACTCTTAATCTCAGGGTCGTGGGTTCGAGCCCCACGTTGGGCGCATAACTTTTAAATTAGGAACCTATTCGATGACTAAAGACGTGACGTAACGTCCAAATCAATCCACGTAACAGTGACGCCACTGTTTAAAAACGTTTACATCACATCTAAtgtcagctgcagtgttttctgcgCGCTCCCGGCTGAGCGTCCTCTCGACCTACGTGCACGTCCCCGTGACGCAGCGGTGGGCGGAGCAACCTGCGGACGTTTTTATGGAGGCTCGGTCGTTCACAGCCAATGGGAGGCGAGCATATagataaatatttacatggCGATGGTTCAAGTCTGCATGAGTAATGACGTCTGATGAAGAATGTGCTGGTCATGCTTTTAACTGGGAAGTCTGGGTAAACTGGGAGTAGAGGAAGCCTGCTGTATTACGTTTTTGATTGTGGAATCGTTGTTTAATTTGTAGCCCGCCTACATTTTCCTTCCATTTAAGGATTTAAATCCACATGTTGTGTTCctacaaagagaaaaagcacaaaCCTATAATGGAGATGTAACTTTCTACAAACATCTGTCCAAATAAATTCAAAGTATTAAATTGTactcataaaaaacaaacagtgcagcttttttgttgtcttttttatttgaggTGCAACTGTCTAGTGCAATTGTAACGTCACATTTGTGATGAACTGAGGAACATGCACAAAACATCGACATACTTCTGCCAGgctattttccttttttttttttgtttttttttcgcCAAGTTTCTTATTGTGTTCAGCGCTCCAGTCCCACTACGTGCAGCTCATAACACGCGGTTgtacaaaagacaacaaaagaaaaaaaaataaaaacacaactacacacacgTCCTCAAATGGTAGAAACAGTGCGGATCATTTGAGCAAGTGAGTTTTAAGAGAGAGCAGTTCACATACGCCGCGTGTCAATGCAGGAGAGACGGCATCTTAGTGTCCACGTAAATAATCCTCTTCTGGTCCCAACCTGAGTACTGACATCACAGGTAGTTCAAAACCTGGCAAACCatagatatatatgtatacaaatatatgaattaaacaactaaaaacacttttatatgTATCTATGGTTAGAAACCAGGCACTTGGCAGAATTCAATTGGAAATTTTTCATCTGTACAAAGTTTACTACCAAGAAACAGTCATGTCCTATTTATTCACccttctgttatttatttttacagaccACTAGGACTTTAATTACATCAACAAGAGCAAAAATCAGACAGACAAAATCCTAGATATTTCCCATCCCtccctaaaaaaacaaaaagaaaaaaaaataaaataaattcccTGCATAAATGTTTAATGCTCCATCCAAGAAGGGGGGAGACCGTCTCTCAACCCAGACAATCTGCTGTCATCTTCAGGTGTTGTGAAGATACAGAGTCAGACTAAAGTGAGCTGGATTACACAACTCCCATTCCAGATGGGTTGTACGAAGTTCGTCCACTGTCAGTAAAAGTTTCAAAAAAGTGCAAatggaaaaaggaaatgagacGATGCagagtaataaaaaaattaaaattgaaattgtGCTGGGCAGAGGCGGGGTGGTTGGGGGGTGAGACAATGGCACATTTTCCACAGGATTCGACGGCACTGACGACAGCATGCAGCGCCCACTTCCTCTGATTGGCTGGGCCCGACGCTTGCTCCACCCTCCTCTGGTGGCCCTGAACAAACAATGGCGGCGACTGTTGGTTCCAATCGGCTCTGTCCTTCCTCTCTTTATCACGACGACAGCGATTGTCTGAAGTGGATATTAAAAGTCGAAGACAAAGCGGACACACGCACACTCGCTTACTCACACATAATGGTGCAACTCCAgagaagttaaataaaatgtgcaacaaaaagTCGTTTTTGTCCTCCGGTGAAGTCGAAGTGTGCGGCATAGTCGGACTTGATGCTAGAGTCAGTTCACAGTATGGCAAGactccttcctccacctcccatcctcctcttcttccttacATTCCCCCTGTGTCTCATCCTCAGGGGGCTCTCCAGTGTGCGGCTTCTGTGTTACGCGGATGGGCCAGAGTTCTGTGTGGAGGGGAGGACCTGCGTTGATCCGACCGGGATCGGAGCCTGGGCGGTGCTGGTGGGGGAGCCGCCGGTCTGGACCTGTGCCTGGAACTGGGCCATCTGTTCGGGGCTGGCCAGAGTCTTGAGCAGGTtgttctcctgctccagctgagTGTTCCTCTCAATCAGCTCTTTGATCTGCTCCTTcagcacctccacctcctcacgCACAGCGTACATCAGGTGGCTCTTTACCAGGTCctgaggaggcagagaaagagaaagaaatgattaGATAAATTATTCATCAGACTGTCTTCCATGTTTCCCATGAGGCAAGAAAACATCTTGCTCAAACCACATAAATGTTTCAGACTCTACTAGAATCCTCATtatgcaacacaaacaaacacagagctccaagctgtttcaatttttatttttttaagtaaaatcaCACTATCaatcaaactttttttattctgaaaatatttacataactGTCATTTTTAAGGTCAATTATTTCAAAACATTTGCTGGTTTAGCTATTTGATTTAGTGAAGGTTGAGTTTGGCTGTACCAAACCCATCTGAACATATCATCTTGGGCTTTTTGGAAACATAATGGGCATTTTTTACAACCTATAAACTcaagaaaataattgagaaacTAATTTATATAAATCTCCTTAAGCCTTAATCAGACAGTCCCCATCATTCAGATAGTTTTAGTTTCTTATCTTTCTAACACATCAGTGGTCAACCTCCTTTCTAAATGATATGTATTTTAGCTgataattacattacatacagcTTTCCaactagaataaaaaataactactgataataaataaagagcTGTTACAGGGGAAAATGTGTGAGAGCACAGTGCACATGttaaattattgtaaataaCTTCACAGGAGGAAAGTGAACAATGTGCACACAACATGAATTCCTCAGGAAGAAAGGCTGACTTCATAGGATGCTGAGAGAAACTGCTTTGTGGTGCACTGGCGTGATGATGCTTGAGCAGTGTGCACTGTGCAGGCTGCTGAGGAGGGATTTGCGTTTAATAATCTGAGCATCCCCTTCTCTGTGGACCcgcccctccctcctcctcctccgcgCTGCCACGGGAACAAAATGTTCCTGCACCGGGTTGGGAGGGGCCAATCACCGGCAGAGTTATTTATACCGAGCCAGGGGAGGCTGCTGCTTGCCTAGCAAcacaggacagagagggagaggggctATGTATATGCAAAAACTGAGGGGTAGGggcggtggtggtgggtgggggggggggggggtagcgTGTGAACCTTGGCCCACATCAAGCTGCCAACGAGCCAGAGCTGATCGATCCAAATCGTGACAGAGCAGGAAGCTCCTCTGTCCTTTGGTTCACATACCAGCAGGTGCATGAAGGCTGCGCTGAAAACGATGCGTTTTTACGCATCTGAAGCTTCATGTTAAAAATCTCGTCTGCAGCGCAGAGAGTCCACGTAATAAAAGCAAACTTATGTTTCttacaaatataatgtaacaggaaataaaaaacagtggAAATGGAAGCAGAGGGAGGTGATGTAGCTGCAGGAGACCACACCGGTCTCTGCGTTACATAACACCGGAGGCAGCGCGCACAGTGCGGGAACATGAGCGATTTTACATATGATGTTGAAAACGGCCGCTTACCATTGCTTGTTCAATCTTGTTGT is part of the Anabas testudineus chromosome 2, fAnaTes1.2, whole genome shotgun sequence genome and harbors:
- the zgc:65895 gene encoding TSC22 domain-containing protein isoform X2: MNSQCYTVAMDLGVCQLRNFSISFLSSVLGKESASVSVDDSSSGASVVAIDNKIEQAMDLVKSHLMYAVREEVEVLKEQIKELIERNTQLEQENNLLKTLASPEQMAQFQAQVQTGGSPTSTAQAPIPVGSTQVLPSTQNSGPSA